The Arachis duranensis cultivar V14167 chromosome 2, aradu.V14167.gnm2.J7QH, whole genome shotgun sequence genome has a window encoding:
- the LOC107476163 gene encoding uncharacterized protein LOC107476163 isoform X1 — protein sequence MGSLLKEYCKPLLAKIQQTMISRLKIQPIMIASAPLASKVFSAFKQKFHGGVVEEFQRHHSQAQFAEALYGDLTWYKILIITWINADFRELFDTVQTNSLSTRILKVCLWKVFVVAHSLSLSLH from the exons ATGGGAAGCTTATTGAAAGAGTACTGTAAACCTCTTCTTGCCAAGATACAACAAACTATGATAAG CAGGCTTAAAATCCAGCCTATTATGATTGCATCTGCTCCGTTGGCGTCAAAAGTCTTTAGTGCCTTCAAACAAAAGTTTCATGGTGGTGTTGTCGAAGAG TTTCAAAGACATCATAGCCAGGCACAATTTGCAGAAGCATTGTATGGTGATCTGACATGGTATAAGATTTTAATCATTACATGGATTAATGCTGATTTTAGAGAGTTATTTGATACAGTACAGACAAACTCTCTTTCAACAAGAATTCTGAAGGTTTGTCTTTGGAAGGTTTTTGTCGTCGCACACTCTCTCTCACTTTCACTGCATTGA
- the LOC107476164 gene encoding phosphoribosylamine--glycine ligase isoform X1 yields MSCATFNVGASFNLHGRSHVGNSNPFHFRVQHCVLHKPSSTSLFIQNLNLRSSNVSVSASSPFHSVFKCSARNSESSGSVGVDTNNSSQEKVIVLVIGGGGREHALCYALQRSPSCDAVFCAPGNAGISSSGNATCITDLNVYDAAAVISFCHKQGVGLVVVGPEAPLVAGLVNELVKAGIPTFGPSAEAAALEGSKNFMKHLCDKYDIPTAKYKTFTDPSVAKQYIQEQGAPIVIKADGLAAGKGVTVAMSLEEAYEAVDSMLVKGDFGSAGCRVIVEEYLEGEEVSFFALVDGENAIPLESAQDHKRVGDGDTGPNTGGMGAYSPAPILTKELQSIVMDHIITPTVKGMSAEGCKFVGVLYAGLMIEKKSGMPKLIEYNVRFGDPECQVLMVRLESDLVQVLLAACKGELSGVSLNWSPGSAMVVVMASKGYPGKYEKGTLIKNLEQAEHAAPGIKIFHAGTAFDSEGIFIATGGRVLGVTAKGDSLEEARDRAYRAIDEINWPEGFYRRDIGWRALPKKQYATKG; encoded by the exons ATGTCTTGTGCCACCTTCAATGTTGGAGCTTCTTTCAACCTTCATGGACGCTCTCATGTTGGAAATTCCAATCCATTTCATTTTAGAGTCCAACACTGTGTTTTGCACAAGCCTTCTTCTACTTCTCTCTTCATTCAGAACTTGAATTTGAGGAGCTCCAATGTTAGTGTTAGTGCCTCAAGTCCATTCCACAGTGTTTTCAAATGCTCTGCTCGGAACTCAGAGTCATCGGGTTCTGTTGGGGTTGATACAAACAATAGTTCTC aagaaaaggtgATTGTTCTTGTAATTGGTGGAGGAGGACGCGAACACGCACTTTGCTATGCCTTGCAACGATCACCATCCTGTGATGCTGTATTTTGTGCCCCCGGCAATGCAGGAATTTCCAGCTCTGGAAATGCTACTTGCATTACAGACCTCAATGTCTATGATGCAGCAGCAGTAATCTCATTTTGTCACAAACAGGGGGTGGGACTTGTTGTTGTGGGACCCGAGGCTCCACTTGTTGCAGGTCTTGTAAATGAATTAGTTAAGGCAGGAATCCCAACATTTGGCCCATCTGCGGAGGCTGCAGCGTTGGAAGGTTCTAAGAATTTCATGAAGCATTTGTGTGACAAGTATGATATTCCAACTGCTAAG TACAAAACATTTACAGACCCATCCGTTGCAAAACAATATATTCAAGAACAAGGAGCTCCAATTGTTATCAAAGCAGATGGACTGGCTGCTGGAAAAGGAGTTACTGTTGCCATGTCACTGGAAGAGGCGTATGAAGCTGTAGATTCAATGCTGGTAAAGGGTGATTTTGGTTCTGCAGGTTGTAGGGTCATTGTTGAGGAGTATCTAGAGGGAGAAGAAGTATCATTTTTCGCATTGGTTGATGGAGAAAATGCAATTCCACTTGAATCCGCTCAGGACCATAAACGAGTTGGTGATGGCGATACGGGGCCTAATACTGGCGGCATGGGTGCGTACTCTCCAGCTCCAATATTAACCAAGGAACTTCAGTCAATAGTAATGGATCATATTATCACCCCGACAGTGAAAGGAATGTCAGCAGAAGGTTGCAAGTTTGTTGGCGTTTTGTATGCTGGTCTTATGATTGAGAAGAAATCTGGCATGCCTAAGTTAATCGAGTATAATGTGCGATTCGGCGATCCAGAGTGCCAG GTTCTCATGGTTCGGTTGGAGTCTGATCTGGTACAAGTTCTGCTTGCGGCTTGCAAAGGAGAGCTCAGTGGGGTATCTCTGAACTGGTCACCCGGGTCGGCCATGGTAGTGGTAATGGCAAGTAAGGGATATCCCGGGAAATACGAGAAGGGAACTTTGATTAAAAACCTCGAACAAGCCGAGCATGCTGCCCCTGGCATAAAGATATTCCATGCAGGAACTGCTTTTGACTCTGAGGGAATATTCATTGCAACTGGTGGGCGTGTTCTTGGTGTAACAGCCAAGGGAGACAGTCTTGAAGAAGCACGTGATCGAGCCTATCGAGCCATCGACGAGATTAACTGGCCAGAAGGCTTCTATCGCCGGGATATTGGTTGGAGAGCCCTTCCGAAAAAACAATATGCTACTAAAGGTTGA
- the LOC107476164 gene encoding phosphoribosylamine--glycine ligase isoform X2, with product MSCATFNVGASFNLHGRSHVGNSNPFHFRVQHCVLHKPSSTSLFIQNLNLRSSNVSVSASSPFHSVFKCSARNSESSGSVGVDTNNSSQKVIVLVIGGGGREHALCYALQRSPSCDAVFCAPGNAGISSSGNATCITDLNVYDAAAVISFCHKQGVGLVVVGPEAPLVAGLVNELVKAGIPTFGPSAEAAALEGSKNFMKHLCDKYDIPTAKYKTFTDPSVAKQYIQEQGAPIVIKADGLAAGKGVTVAMSLEEAYEAVDSMLVKGDFGSAGCRVIVEEYLEGEEVSFFALVDGENAIPLESAQDHKRVGDGDTGPNTGGMGAYSPAPILTKELQSIVMDHIITPTVKGMSAEGCKFVGVLYAGLMIEKKSGMPKLIEYNVRFGDPECQVLMVRLESDLVQVLLAACKGELSGVSLNWSPGSAMVVVMASKGYPGKYEKGTLIKNLEQAEHAAPGIKIFHAGTAFDSEGIFIATGGRVLGVTAKGDSLEEARDRAYRAIDEINWPEGFYRRDIGWRALPKKQYATKG from the exons ATGTCTTGTGCCACCTTCAATGTTGGAGCTTCTTTCAACCTTCATGGACGCTCTCATGTTGGAAATTCCAATCCATTTCATTTTAGAGTCCAACACTGTGTTTTGCACAAGCCTTCTTCTACTTCTCTCTTCATTCAGAACTTGAATTTGAGGAGCTCCAATGTTAGTGTTAGTGCCTCAAGTCCATTCCACAGTGTTTTCAAATGCTCTGCTCGGAACTCAGAGTCATCGGGTTCTGTTGGGGTTGATACAAACAATAGTTCTC aaaaggtgATTGTTCTTGTAATTGGTGGAGGAGGACGCGAACACGCACTTTGCTATGCCTTGCAACGATCACCATCCTGTGATGCTGTATTTTGTGCCCCCGGCAATGCAGGAATTTCCAGCTCTGGAAATGCTACTTGCATTACAGACCTCAATGTCTATGATGCAGCAGCAGTAATCTCATTTTGTCACAAACAGGGGGTGGGACTTGTTGTTGTGGGACCCGAGGCTCCACTTGTTGCAGGTCTTGTAAATGAATTAGTTAAGGCAGGAATCCCAACATTTGGCCCATCTGCGGAGGCTGCAGCGTTGGAAGGTTCTAAGAATTTCATGAAGCATTTGTGTGACAAGTATGATATTCCAACTGCTAAG TACAAAACATTTACAGACCCATCCGTTGCAAAACAATATATTCAAGAACAAGGAGCTCCAATTGTTATCAAAGCAGATGGACTGGCTGCTGGAAAAGGAGTTACTGTTGCCATGTCACTGGAAGAGGCGTATGAAGCTGTAGATTCAATGCTGGTAAAGGGTGATTTTGGTTCTGCAGGTTGTAGGGTCATTGTTGAGGAGTATCTAGAGGGAGAAGAAGTATCATTTTTCGCATTGGTTGATGGAGAAAATGCAATTCCACTTGAATCCGCTCAGGACCATAAACGAGTTGGTGATGGCGATACGGGGCCTAATACTGGCGGCATGGGTGCGTACTCTCCAGCTCCAATATTAACCAAGGAACTTCAGTCAATAGTAATGGATCATATTATCACCCCGACAGTGAAAGGAATGTCAGCAGAAGGTTGCAAGTTTGTTGGCGTTTTGTATGCTGGTCTTATGATTGAGAAGAAATCTGGCATGCCTAAGTTAATCGAGTATAATGTGCGATTCGGCGATCCAGAGTGCCAG GTTCTCATGGTTCGGTTGGAGTCTGATCTGGTACAAGTTCTGCTTGCGGCTTGCAAAGGAGAGCTCAGTGGGGTATCTCTGAACTGGTCACCCGGGTCGGCCATGGTAGTGGTAATGGCAAGTAAGGGATATCCCGGGAAATACGAGAAGGGAACTTTGATTAAAAACCTCGAACAAGCCGAGCATGCTGCCCCTGGCATAAAGATATTCCATGCAGGAACTGCTTTTGACTCTGAGGGAATATTCATTGCAACTGGTGGGCGTGTTCTTGGTGTAACAGCCAAGGGAGACAGTCTTGAAGAAGCACGTGATCGAGCCTATCGAGCCATCGACGAGATTAACTGGCCAGAAGGCTTCTATCGCCGGGATATTGGTTGGAGAGCCCTTCCGAAAAAACAATATGCTACTAAAGGTTGA
- the LOC107476163 gene encoding uncharacterized protein LOC107476163 isoform X2 produces MGSLLKEYCKPLLAKIQQTMIRLKIQPIMIASAPLASKVFSAFKQKFHGGVVEEFQRHHSQAQFAEALYGDLTWYKILIITWINADFRELFDTVQTNSLSTRILKVCLWKVFVVAHSLSLSLH; encoded by the exons ATGGGAAGCTTATTGAAAGAGTACTGTAAACCTCTTCTTGCCAAGATACAACAAACTATGATAAG GCTTAAAATCCAGCCTATTATGATTGCATCTGCTCCGTTGGCGTCAAAAGTCTTTAGTGCCTTCAAACAAAAGTTTCATGGTGGTGTTGTCGAAGAG TTTCAAAGACATCATAGCCAGGCACAATTTGCAGAAGCATTGTATGGTGATCTGACATGGTATAAGATTTTAATCATTACATGGATTAATGCTGATTTTAGAGAGTTATTTGATACAGTACAGACAAACTCTCTTTCAACAAGAATTCTGAAGGTTTGTCTTTGGAAGGTTTTTGTCGTCGCACACTCTCTCTCACTTTCACTGCATTGA